A genomic region of Zea mays cultivar B73 chromosome 6, Zm-B73-REFERENCE-NAM-5.0, whole genome shotgun sequence contains the following coding sequences:
- the LOC109940303 gene encoding WD repeat-containing protein wdr-5.1 has product MFLLFLGTMHNGKGFCPLEVVAVGPELRVFDLRAGHPVSLSDDCGGHSHSDAIRAICFSVSGALFASAGDEKLVKVWKTDSWRCIQTITSEKRVSVVVISNNDLHWN; this is encoded by the exons ATGTTTCTGTTGTTTCTCGGCACGATGCATAATGGTAAGGGTTTCTGTCCACTGGAAGTTGTCGCCGTCGGGCCCGAGCTCCGCGTGTTTGATCTCAG GGCTGGTCATCCAGTTTCATTGTCAGATGATTGTGGTGGCCATTCTCATTCAGACGCAATAAGAGCTATCTGCTTCAGTGTGAGTGGAGCTTTGTTTGCTTCAGCTGGTGATGAAAAACTTGTGAAGGTTTGGAAGACTGATTCGTGGCGTTGCATCCAGACTAT AACTTCGGAGAAGAGGGTCAGTGTGGTTGTTATTAGCAACAATGACCT GCACTGGAATTAA